The genome window CGCTGCTCGGCCCGCTGCTGGCGGCCTTCCGGATGTCCGCGCTGCGCTGGCGCGGCCGGTTCGCCGCCTTCGCGGCCGCGCTGCTGGTGCTCGCCATGGGGCTCAACGAGATCAACCGGCACTACCAGGAGTACCCGACCGTGCGGGTGCTGCTCGCGCCCTGGCTGGCGCACACCACCAAGCTGACCACCGGCAAGGTCGCGCACACCGTCGCCGCGCCGCCCGGCCGCTCGCTGGAGAGCGTCTGGCACGCACCGGCCGGCCTGCCCGCCAAGGGCACCGTGTCGACCGCCGCGATCCCCGGCACCAAGTCCGGCTACGCCGGCCGGGACGCCTACGTCTACCTGCCGCCCGCCTACCAGGCCGACCCGCGCCCGCTGCTGCCGGTGGTGGTGCTGCTGGCCGGACAGCCCGGCAGCCCCTCCGACTGGGTGAACTCCGGCGACCTGGCCGCCACCATGGACGCGTTCGCCGCCAAGCACCACGGGCTGGCGCCGATCGTGGTCACCGCCGACCCGACCGGCTCCACCTTCGGCAACACGCTCTGCATGGACTCCAAGATCGCCAAGGCGCAGACCTACCTGGCCGAGGACGTGCCGGACTGGATCCACGCCAACCTGCAGACCGCCACCGGCCGCGGCGCCACGATGATCGGCGGGCTCTCCTACGGCGGCACCTGCGCCGTCCAACTGGCCGTCAACGCGCCCCAGGTGTACGGCTCCTTCCTGGACATCTCCGGCCAGGACGAGCCCACCCTGGGCAGCCACCAGGAGACCGTCGACAAGGCCTTCGGCGGCGACGAGGCCGCCTTCGACGCCGTCGACCCGCTGCACGTGATGGCCCGTCAGCGGTTCCCGCAGACCAGTGCCTCCTTCGTCTACGGCGCCGGCGACGGCACCTACGGGCCGCAGACCCGGACGGTGCACGCCGCCGCCGTCAAGGCCGGTATGACCACGGTGATCGGCTCCGTGCCCGGCGGGCACGACTGGGGCGTCTTCAAGGCCGCGCTGGCCGGCCAGACGCCGTGGATCGCCAAGACCACGGGGCTGACCGGGTGAGCGCTCCCACCGAATCCGAGGTGCCGCTCGCCCCGGCCCCGCCCGGCCGGGCGCAGCGGATGCTGCGGGCCGCCGCGCTGCCCGTGCGGGCGCTGCGCGAGACGCCGCTCGCGGTGGCGCTGGTGCTCGCGCTCTGGCTGGTCGGCGCGCTCACCGGCAGCCTCGGGCACGGGCCGCCGGCGCGGCTGCTGGCCCACGTCGGGGTGGGCATCCCCAGCCTGGCGGCCGGCTACTGGTGGACCCCCGCCAGCTCGCTGCTCTGGTGCACCGGCATCGCCTCCTACCTGGGCACCAGTGCGTTCGCGCTGCTCGTCGGACCGCTGGCCGTGCGCCGGATGGGGATCGCCCGGTCGGCCGCCGTGCTGGTCGGCGGGCAGCTGGCCGGCACGCTGATCGGCACCGGGCTGGTCCGGCTCGGCATCGCGGCCGGCGAGACCTGGACCGAAGGACTGCGCGACCAGGTCGCCGTCGGCCCGAGCGTCGGCCTGTGCGCGCTGGCCGCCGCGCTCGCCTTCCGGCTCACCGCGCTCTGGCGGCGCCGGCTGCAACTCGTCGTGGTGCTCGTGCCGCTGGTGATGATGGTCTACATCGGGCACCTGCAGAGCGTGCAGCGGATGGCCGGGGTGCTGGCCGGGCTGGCCGTCGGCGCGCTGGCCGCCCGGCGCTCCGGGGCCTGGCTGCGCCCGCGCCGGGCCACCAACGCCGAGGCCCGGGTGCTGGTCGCGCTCTGCGTGGTCGGCTCGGCGGTCGGACCGCTGATGGCCTCGCTCTACAGCGCCGCCGACGGCCCGTTCAACACCTTCGGCGACCTCTACTTCTCCCGGCCGCCGAGCGCCGAGGACATCGCCTACGCCTGCTCGGTGTCGATCCCGGAGTGCGCCCACCTCAAGGCCCAGGCGCACTTCTTCGACTCGCCCGGGCAGCTGATGGCCGCGCTCATCCCGGTCCTGCTGGTGGTCCTCGCCGAAGGGCTGCGGCGCGGGCTGCGGCTGGCCTGGTGCTCGCTCGTGCTGGTGCAGCTGCTCTGGATCGGGCTGCTCAGCTGGCTGCTCAGCGAACTGCTGGGACAGGCCGGCGAACTCGGCGGCACCCAGGTGGTCTGGCAGGTGGTCGGCGAGGCGCTGCTGCTGCCGGTGCTGCTGCTCCTGCTGCTGCTGGCCGCCCGCAAGCGGTTCGGGCTGCGGCTGCGCCGGCCGGACGTGCGGCGGCTGGCCGCCGTGATCGGCGGCACCCTGCTGGCCGCCTGCACCGCCTATGTCGGGATCGGCTGGCTGGTCCGCGACCAGTACCAGCCGGACGCCACCCTCACCGGGCTGCTCAAGGGCCTGCCCGCGCAGTTCCTGCCGCCCGCCTACAGCGACCTGCTGCCGGCCGCGCCGGTGCCGGTCGGCGGCACCACACAGGCCCTGGACAGCTACTGCGGGCTGCTCTTCTGGGCGGTCACGCTGGCCGTGCTGCTGGTCGCCTTCCGCCGGCCCTCGGTGCACCAGGACGCCGCCGCCGCGCAGCGCGCCCGGCAGCTGCTGACCCGCTCCGGCGGCTCCACCCTGTCGTTCCTGAGCACCTGGGACGGCAACCACTACTGGTTCGACGAGCACGGCGAGGCGGCCGTGGCCTACCGGGTGATCGCCACCGTCGCGCTGACCACCGGCGACCCGTTCGGCGAGCCGGCGGCCCGCGAACGGGCGGTGGCCGGCTTCGGCCGGTACTGCGACGCGCGCGGCTGGACGCCGTGCTTCTACAGCGTCAGCGGGCAGACCGAGCAGGCCGCCGGGGCGCTCGGCTGGCGCTCGCTGCAGGTGGCCGAGGACACCGTGGTGCCGCTGCCCGAGCTGGCCTTCACCGGCAAGAAGTGGCAGGACATCAGGACCGCGCTGAACAAGGCCGGCAAGCAGGGCATCACCGCCGAGTGGTGGAGCTGGCAGGACGCGCCGCTCGGGCTGCGCGACCAGATCCGGTCGATCTCCGAGGAGTGGGTGGCCGACAAGGGGCTGCCCGAGATGGGCTTCACCCTGGGCGGGCTGGACGAGCTGACCGACCCGGCCGTGCGGCTGCTGGTCGCGGTCGACCCGGACCGCACCGTGCACGGGCTGACCAGCTGGATGCCGGTCTACCGGGACGGCGCGCCGGTCGGCTGGACGCTCGACTTCATGCGGCGGCGCGCCGAGGCCCGCGGCGACGGCGCCCACCAGCCCTTCCGGGGCGTGATGGAGTTCCTGATCGCCTCCGCCGCGCTCGGCTTCAAGGAGGAGGGCGCCGAGTTCCTCTCGCTCTCCGGCGCCCCGCTGGCCCGGGCCGACCGGGGCGGCGAGCCGACCGCGCTGCAGCGGATGCTGGACTGGATAGGGCGCAGCCTGGAGCCGGTCTACGGGTTCCGCTCGCTGCTGGCCTTCAAGGCGAAGTTCCAGCCCGAGTACCGGCCGATGTACATGGTCTACCCCGACCCGGCGGCGCTGCCGGCGATCACCCGGGCGATCGGCAAGGCCTACCTGCCGCACCTGACCCCGGGTCAGGGCGTGCGGCTGATGCGCCGGCTGTCGTCGTGAGGTGACCGGGCGTCAGCCGAGCAGCTCGGCCAGCGCCCGGTCCGGGTCCAGCAGCGCCGCCTCCCGGCCCTGCGGCACCGCCCGGTAGCTGGCCGCCAGGAACCGGCGCAGCGCGCCCGACTCGAACCGCAGCAGCGCGGTGCCCTCCGGGGCGCGCAGCTCGACCACGGTGTGCGGGGTCCGGCAGGGCCGCACGTGCACGTCGCCGAGCCCGCTGGGCAGGGCCAGCCCGTGGGCCAGCAGCTCCCGGGCGAACACCCAGACCACCTCGGCGCCGTCCCGGGGCGCCCGGTCCTCGTCCAGCGAGTACTCGGCCGGGAAGGCCATCCGCACCGCCAGCGGGTCCCGCGCCAGGTAGCGCAGGACCACGGTGAGTCCGCTGGAGCACTGGGTGCTCAGGATCAGACGGGCGGGCACGAGGTGTTCGACGACGGTGCTGCGCATGGGGGCTCCTCGGGGGCGGTGGGGCGCGTGCACCTGGAGAGAGCGCGGGGGCGGCGGGGGATTACGCGGGCGAACGGGTGATCTGGGTCACGAAAAGGTGGTACCACTCTGGCCCCATGGAGGTACGCTGGGTCGCATGGCAATGAACCTTCGTCTCCGGGACGACCAGGCCGAGGCCCTGAAGCAGCGTGCCGAGCAGGAGGGCACCAGCATGAACGCGATAGTGGTCAAGGCGGTCGACGACTACCTTGCCCGCACCGCCCAGCAGGCCCTGGTGCGGGAGACCGCGCTCAAGCAGGCCGCCAAGTGGCGAGAGCTGATGGATCGGCTGAAGTGACCTTTCTCTACCTGTCAGCCGAGGACGTCCTGGCGGTCGCCGCCGCGGCCTGCGACGACATGCAGATCGTCGTCCGGGACGTCGGTCTGCTGGAGTCCGCCGTGCACCGGCCGGCGGCCGAGATGTTCGGCGAGGAGGCCTACCCCGACCTGCTCGACAAGGCCGCCGCGCTGCTGCAGTCGCTGGCGATCAACCATCCGCTCTTCGACGGCAACAAGCGCAGCGCCTGGCTGTCCTGCGTGACCTTCCTGGCGATCAACGGCGTCGATCTGGTGCCGGACATCGACGCGGCCGAGGAACTGGTCATCGCGGTGGCCACCGGTGAGTTGGAGGAGGTCAAGACGATCTCCCAGGGGTTGCGGGCCCTCCTGCCGGACCGGCCCTGAGCCCTTCGTGTCGGGCCCCGGCGTTCGCCCCGGCCCGGTAGGCTAGGCGGGTTGTCCGATCGCCCGCCGACTGTGGGCCGGGGCCGCTTCACCGCCCTGACCTGCGACGATCCCTTCCCCCGGAGACCGTGAGTACTGCCGCCTCTTCCGACATGTCCCCGCTCTTCTCCGACGCCGCCGACCCGCACCACGCCGTCCGGGCCAGCGGCACCTCCGCCGCCTCGCACCTGTCGCCGGCCTTCCCCGGCCGGGCGCCCTGGGGCACCGCAGGCAAGCTGCGGGCCTGGCAGCAGGGAGCGCTGGACACGTACATCGAGAAGCAGCCCCGGGACTTCATGGCGGTCGCCACCCCGGGCGCCGGCAAGACCACCTTCGCGCTGACCCTGGCCTCGTACCTGCTGCACAACCACCTGGTGCAGCAGGTCACGGTGGTCGCGCCGACCGAGCACCTGAAGAAGCAGTGGGCCGAGGCCGCCGCCCGGATAGGCATCCGGCTGGACCCGGCCTACTCTTCGGGCCCGCTGAGCAAGGACTACCACGGCATCGTGGTCACCTACGCGGGCGTCGGCGTCAACCCGATGCTGCACCGCAACCGCACCGAGGCCCGCAAGACGCTGGTGATCATGGACGAGATCCACCACGCGGGCGACTCCAAGTCCTGGGGCGAGGCCTGCTTCGAGGCGTTCGAGCCGGCCACCCGCCGGCTCGCGCTGACCGGCACCCCGTTCCGCTCGGACACCAACCCGATCCCGTTCGTCCAGTACGCGCAGGACACCGACGGCCTGCGCAAGTCGGTGGCCGACTACACCTACGGCTACGGGCACGCGCTCGCCGACCACGTGGTCCGCCCGGTGATCTTCCTCTCCTACAGCGGCAACATGCGCTGGCGCACCAAGGCCGGCGACGAGCTGGAGGCGCGGCTGGGCGAGCCGATGACCAAGGACCTGATCGCGCAGGCCTGGCGGACCGCGCTGGCCCCCCAGGGCGAGTGGATCCCGAACGTGCTGCGGGCCGCCGACAAGCGGCTCACCGAGGTGCGCAAGGCGATCCCGGACGCCGGCGCGCTGGTGATCGCCACCGACCAGAACGCGGCCCGGGCCTACGCCAAGATGATCCGCGAGATCACCGGCCAGAAGGCCACCCTGGTGCTCTCCGACGAGGCCGAGGCGTCCAAGCGGATCTCCGACTTCTCGGAGGGCGACGACCGCTGGATGGTCGCGGTCCGGATGGTGTCCGAGGGCGTCGACGTCCCCCGGCTGGCGGTCGGGGTCTACGCCACCTCCATCTCCACCCCGCTCTTCTTCGCCCAGGCGGTCGGCCGCTTCGTGCGCGCCCGCAAGCGCGGCGAGACCGCCTCCGTCTTCCTCCCCTCGGTGCCGATGCTGCTCGGCTTCGCCAACGAGATGGAACTGCAGCGCGACCACGTGCTGGACCGCCCGAAGAAGGAGGGCGACGGCCTCTTCGACGAGGAGGACCGGCTGCTCGCCGAGGCCGAGCGGGCCGACGACGGGCCGGACGGCGGCGGCGAGGAGCTCTCCTACGAGGCGCTGGGCTCCGACGCCGTCTTCGACCGGGTGCTCTACAACGCCATGGAGTTCGGCATGCAGGCGCATCCGGGCTCCGAGGAGGAGGAGGAGTACCTCGGCATCCCGGGCCTGCTGGAGCCGGACCAGGTGCACCTGCTGCTGCAGAAGCGGCAGACCCGGCAGATCCAGCGCTCCAGGACCAAGCCGGCCGAGGAGGCCGACCTGCTGGAGCTGCCGGCCGAGCAGCGCCCGGTGGTGACCCACCAGGAGCTGCGCGAGCTGCGCAAGGAGCTGAACAACCTGGTGGCCGCCTGGCACCACCGGACCAGCCAGCCGCACGGCACCATCCACAACGAGCTGCGCCGCCAGTGCGGCGGCCCGCTCACCGCCCAGGCCACCGCGAACCAGCTGCGCGCGCGGATCGCCAAGGTCAAGGAATGGGCCCGTTGAAACGGTTCCGCCGTGTCGCCCCGGAACCACCCGGCGTACGCTCCTCGGAGCGCGCCGGGTGAGTTCCCGGAAATCTCCCAGGTGTCCGTTACCCGGAGCACAGCGGGAGTCGGGGCTCACAAAGGGTCAGCGAAATGCCGAGGATCGCCCCGATAAGTCCGGATCCAAAATATCGATCATGACCGAATTTTGGACAACCACTTCCGTCACGGCGAATCACTTACTACTTTCTCCCCACGCTCTTCTCGCAGGCACGACCGCGACCGGAGGGCGCACGGTCGAGCGTGCCGATGACGACGCAGCCGACCTTGCCGCGTCCACCACCCCTGCGCGGGAACGCCCCATGGCCGGCCCCGCGGTCGGCTCCCGGTGCGGAAAGGAATGCGTGTCGTGACCGCCGAAACCTCCCAGACCCTCGACCGCGGAGTACGGGTCCTCAAACTGCTGGCCGACTCCGAGCGCGGCCTGACCGTCACCGAGCTGGCCGCCCGGCTGGCGGTGAACCGAACGGTCGTCTACCGACTGCTGGCCACCCTGGAGCAGCACGGGCTGGTCCGCCGGGACATCGGCGGCCGGGCCCGGGTGGGCCTGGGCGTGCTGCGGCTGGCCCACCGGGTGCACCCGCTGCTGCGCGAGGCCGCGCTGCCCGCGCTGCGCAGCCTGGCCGAGGACCTCGGCGCCACCGCCCACCTGACCCTGGTGGACGGCACCGAGGCGCTCGCGGTGGCCGTCGTGGAGCCCAGCTGGACCGACTTCCACGTCGCCTACCGGACCGGCCTGCGGCACCCGCTGGACGAGAGCGCGGCCGGCCGGGCGATCCTGGAGGCCCGCAAGTACCCCGGCCAGCGCAGACCCGACCAGGCCTTCGTGATCACCCGCGCGGAGGAGCAGTCCGGGGCCAGCGGCGCCGCGGCGGCACTCGTCGGGCTGAGCGGGATCGAGGGCAGCGTCGGCGTCGTGATGCTCAACGGGCTCGTGCCCGAGCGGGTCGGCCCGCGGGTGGTGGAGGCCGCGACCGAGGTGGCGGACGCCCTGCGCTGAGCCGGGGTGTGTTTGGATTCCCCTTGTGTCTGCTGATCCGACTGCGCCCGCCCGTCCAACCGGCACCCGGCTGACCCCGCGGCGGCGCGCCCTGGCGCTCTGCGGTGCGGTGCTGGCCGCCCTGGTCCTGGTGGCCGCGTTCGCCCCGCTGCCGTTCACCAAGACCTGGCCGGGCGCCACCGCCGACGCGCTCGGCAGCTACGAGGGCAACCCGGTGCTGACCATCACCGGCGCGCCGGTGCGCGGCACCACCGGCTCGCTGCGGGTGACCACCATCCTGGCCACCGGGCCGGACCAGTCGGTCAGCCTCTACCAGGCGCTCTCCGGCTGGCTCAACCCCAAGGTGGCGGTGCTGCCCCGGGACAGCGTCTACCCGCAGGGCAACCTGACCCAGGCCGCGCAGGAGATGACGCAGGCTCAGGACAGCGCCACCACGGCCGCGCTGAACCACCTGCACCTCTCCGCCGACCAGGTCAAGGTGACGGTGAACCTGGGCGACATCGGCGGCCCGAGCGGCGGCCAGATGCTCAGCCTGGCGATCATCGACAAGCTGGCCGGCGACGGCCACGGCGGCGACCTGACCGGCGGGCGCAACATCGCGGGCACCGGCACCATCGCCGACGACGGCACGGTCGGCCAGGTCGGCGGGGTGGCGCTGAAGACCCAGGCGGCCGCCCGGGACGGCGCCACCGTCTTCCTGGTGCCGCGCGCCGAGTGCGCGGACGCCAAGGTGAACACGCCCAAGCAGCTGCGGCTGATCCCGGTCAACACGCTGGACGACTCGCTGAACGCGCTGAACGCCCTGCGGGCCGGCGCCCCGGTGCCCGCCTGCTGACCGCTCACTCCCCGTCCGGCTGCCCCTCCTGGGCGGCCTGGGCGACCAGCGGCAGCACCCGGTAGGGCACCGGGTTCTCCAGCGCGATCGCGGTGGCCGCCCGGACGATCCCGTCGAAGCCGACCACCCGGTCGATCACCCGCTGCAGGTCGGCGTTGGACCGGGCGACGATCCGGCAGAGCATGTCGCCCTGCCCGGTGATGGTGTGCAGCTCCAGCACCTCCGGCACCGAGGCCAGGTGGGCCCGGACGTCCGCGCCCTGGCCCTGGGAGATCTCCAGGGTGGCGAAGGCGGTCACCGGGTAGCCGAGCGCGGCCGGGTCGACGTCCGGGCCGAAGCCGTCGATCACCCCGCGGGCGATCAGCCGGTCCAGCCTGGCCTGCACGGTGCCGCGGGCCACCTGGAGCCGGCGGGAGCACTCCAGCACGCCGATCCGGGGCTCGACGGCGAGCAGTTCGATGAGTCGGGCGTCCAACGGGTCGATCCGGGACATTACCGGCGGATGCATCGTGCGCCTCCAGCACTGGTCAACCTGTACAGCCGTCGGAGGCATTCTCCGACCACGGTGCACAGCTTGACCAGCGTTCGACCGAACAGTTGCGCAGCGGCGTGAGCGGCGTCACGCTCCACCCACAACCCCGTGGCACGGACCCCACCCGCCGCCACGGGGTCCGACCGGCGTCCTCACACCCCCGGGGCCGCCGAGGTGCCAAGCCTTACAGGGAGGCCGTCATGACCGACACCGCCGCGCAGTCCGTCCCCGCCCACGCGGGCCAGGCCGACCCCTTCCCGGTGAAGGGGATGGACGCCGTCGAGTTCGCGGTGGGCAACGCCAAGCAGGCGGCCCACTACTACTCCACCGCCTTCGGCATGCGCTGCACCGCGTACCGCGGCCCGGAGACCGGCCACCGGGAGACCGCCAGCTACGTGCTGGAGTCCGGCTCGGCCCGGTTCGTGCTCACCTCCGTGGTCAAGGCGTCCACCGAGCGCGGCGCCTTCCTGGACCGCCACGTGGCCGCCCACGGCGACGGCGTGATCGACCTGGCCATCGAGGTGCCGGACGTGCACGCCGCCTACGCCTACGCGCTGGAGCACGGCGCCACCGGCCTGGCCGAGCCGCACGAGGAGAGCGACGAGCACGGCACCGTGGTGCTGGCCGCGATCGCCACCTACGGCGAGACCCGGCACACCCTGGTGGACCGCTCCGGCTACTCCGGCGCCTACCTGCCCGGCTACGTCTCCCGGGAGCCGATCGTCGCGCCGCCGGCCAAGCGCAACTTCCAGGCCATCGACCACTGCGTCGGCAACGTCGAGCTCGGCAAGATGGACACCTGGGTGGGCTTCTACAACCGGGTGATGGGCTTCACCAACATGAAGGAGTTCGTCGGCGACGACATCGCCACCGAGTACTCGGCGCTGATGTCCAAGGTCGTCGCGGACGGCACCCGCAAGGTGAAGTTCCCGCTCAACGAGCCGGCCATCGCCAAGAAGAAGTCGCAGATCGACGAGTACCTGGAGTTCTACGGCGGCCCCGGCGTGCAGCACATCGCGCTGGCGACCAACGACATCGTCAACACGGTCCGCCAGATGCGCGCGGCCGGCGTCGAGTTCCTGGACACCCCCGACAGCTACTACGACACGCTCGGCGAGTGGGTCGGCGAGACCCGGGTGCCGATCGAGGAGCTGCGCGAGCTGAAGATCCTCGCCGACCGCGACGAGGACGGCTACCTGCTGCAGATCTTCACCAAGCCGGTCCAGGACAAGCCGACCGTCTTCTTCGAGATGATCGAGCGGCACGGCTCGATGGGCTTCGGCAAGGGCAACTTCAAGGCGCTGTTCGAGGCGATCGAGCGCGAGCAGGAGCGCCGCGGCAACCTCTGACGGTCCGTCCGACGCCCCGGGCGTCACCAGCGGCCCCGGACCAGCCGGTCCGGGGCCGCTCGGCATGCCCGACGGCGGGTCAGTTGACCACGGTCTGCACGTCCGGCGCGTGCCCGTTCCAGGTGACGAAGACCGAGTTGGTGCTCTGGCCCTGGGAGAAGTCGATCCGCATCCACTGGTCGCCGTTCCACATCTGCATCTGCCAGCCCGGGTCCGGCACCGCCGAGACCAGCTCGGCGCTGTCCGGGTGCATGTCCAGCGCCACCCGGCCGCCCGGCACCAGGTAGCTGCGCACCGTGCCGGTGCCGCCGCCGGCCGCGGGGGTGCTCGCGGCGGCGGTGGCCGGGCGGCGGGTGGCCGCGGGCGGGGTGCTGTGCCCGCCGGTCGGCGCGCTCTGCAGGGCGGCCGGCGGGGTCGGCGGCTCCTGGCCGGGCTGCGGGGCGAGGGGGGCGCCCGGGGCGGCCGGGGTGCCGGGCACGGTGGTCGGGGCGGCCGAGGGGGAGTGGCGCAGCGGCAGCGCGGCCGGCGGCTCGAACGCGGAGTCGGAGAGCACGGCGTTGACGCCCAGCCAGGAGAGCAGCACCGCGGCCGTGGTGGCCACCGCCCAGGCACCCGTCTGAACCAGTCCGCTTCGCATCGACGGCCATCCTGCCGCATCCGCCGCCCCAGCAGCTCAGTGGCCCTGCACCCGCTCCGCCCGATTGAGCAAGGTTCTTGTGAAAAACGGGGATGCCGTACCGTGCAGGGCCATGGCAACAGTCCTGGTGGTCGAGGACGACCCGTTCGTCCGCTCGGCCCTGATCCGCCACCTGTCCGAGTCCGGGCACGCCGTCCGCAGCGTCGGCACCGCCCTGGAGGCGCTGCGCGAGGTCGCGCAGGTCGGCTGCGACCTGGTCATCCTCGACCTCGGCCTGCCCGACCTGGACGGCGGCGAGGCGCTCAAGATGATCCGCGGCCTCACCGACGTCCCGGTGATCATCTCCACCGCGCGGGACGACGAGGCGGAGATCGTCCGGCTGCTCAACGACGGCGCCGACGACTACCTGGTCAAGCCGTTCTCCGGGGAGCACCTGACGGCCCGGATGACCGCCGTGCTGCGCCGGCTCGGCGGCGGCAGCGCGCCCGCCTCCACGGTGCTGCGGGTCGGCGGGCTGGCGATCGACGTGCAGCGGCGCGAGGCGGCGCTGGACGGGCGGCCGCTGGACCTGACCCGCCGTGAGTTCGACCTGCTGGCCTTCCTGGCCGCCCGGCCCGGCGTGGTGGTGCCGCGCAAGGAGATCCTGGCCGAGGTGTGGCGGCAGACCTACGGCGGCGACCAGACCATCGACGTGCACCTGTCCTGGCTGCGCCGCAAGCTCGGCGAGACCGCCGCCGAGCCGCGCTACCTGCACACCGTGCGCGGCGTCGGGGTCCGGCTGGAGGCGCCGGCGCCGGTCGTGGAGCGCCGGCCGTGACCCGCGGCGGCGGCGCGACGGGGGACGCGGGCGCGCCGCCGAAGGCCCGCCGGTCGGGCGAGCCGCTGCGCTGGGCACTGGTCAAGGCCGCCGTGGCCGGGACGACCATGGTCGCGCTGGCCTTCCTGATCCCGCTCGGGCTGATGGTGCAGAAGACCGCCCGGGACCGGGCGTTCACCGCCGCCGACCGGCAGGCCGCCGCGCTCGGCCCGGCCCTGGCCATCACCACCGACCAGGGCGACCTGTCCCGGGCGCTGGCCAGCACCGACGCCGGCGCCCGCGGCCGGATCGCGATCCACCTGCCGGCCGGCAGCGGCGGCGCGGAGGCCGGTGCGGACGCTGGTGCGGGGGCCGGTGCGGGGGCCGGTGCGACCGTCGGCACCGGCCGGGTCGGCCCGGCCGACGTCCGCTCGGCCCAGCAGGGCCGGGTGCTCA of Kitasatospora viridis contains these proteins:
- the hppD gene encoding 4-hydroxyphenylpyruvate dioxygenase, yielding MTDTAAQSVPAHAGQADPFPVKGMDAVEFAVGNAKQAAHYYSTAFGMRCTAYRGPETGHRETASYVLESGSARFVLTSVVKASTERGAFLDRHVAAHGDGVIDLAIEVPDVHAAYAYALEHGATGLAEPHEESDEHGTVVLAAIATYGETRHTLVDRSGYSGAYLPGYVSREPIVAPPAKRNFQAIDHCVGNVELGKMDTWVGFYNRVMGFTNMKEFVGDDIATEYSALMSKVVADGTRKVKFPLNEPAIAKKKSQIDEYLEFYGGPGVQHIALATNDIVNTVRQMRAAGVEFLDTPDSYYDTLGEWVGETRVPIEELRELKILADRDEDGYLLQIFTKPVQDKPTVFFEMIERHGSMGFGKGNFKALFEAIEREQERRGNL
- a CDS encoding response regulator transcription factor; protein product: MATVLVVEDDPFVRSALIRHLSESGHAVRSVGTALEALREVAQVGCDLVILDLGLPDLDGGEALKMIRGLTDVPVIISTARDDEAEIVRLLNDGADDYLVKPFSGEHLTARMTAVLRRLGGGSAPASTVLRVGGLAIDVQRREAALDGRPLDLTRREFDLLAFLAARPGVVVPRKEILAEVWRQTYGGDQTIDVHLSWLRRKLGETAAEPRYLHTVRGVGVRLEAPAPVVERRP